TAGCGTCGGCGGGGGTGAGGCCGAGGCTGTCGAGCACGGCCTGTATGCCGCGCGCTTTGGAGCCTTCGGCGGCGAGAATGTCCACGCCGTATTCGTGCCAGCGGGTAACGCGCAGGCCGTGCGGCAGGCCGGCTTCGGCTTCGGCGGCCTGCTCTTGGCCGTAGAAGGCGAGGAGCTGGCAGACGGTGTCGGGGGCGGGGTCGCCGGCGCGGTAGGGGATGGCCAGTGCGCCGAGGGCGGCGCGGATGCGGGGGTCGTCGCGCGGGACGGCGACGCGGTGCGGGGCGACGAAGGCGCAGGCGATGCCGAGGCGGTCGAGGTGGGCGGCGGCTGTGGCGGTGTCGGCGGCGGGGAGGGTGTGTTCGGCCAGCACTTTGCCGCCGCGTTCGGCGTATTGGCCGTTGATGGCGACGAGGATGTCGCTGCCGGTGGCGGCCATCAGTTCGCGCACGGGTGCGGGGATGAGGCAGGGCGGGCGGCCGGTGGCAACGGCGGCGGCGATGCCCTGCTGTTTCAGACGGGCTAAGGCTTGGCGGGTGCTGTCGGGGATGCGGCCGCTGCGTTTGGGCAGCAGGGTGTCGTCGATGTCGAAGAAGATGATTTTGGGCGGGCGGGTCATGGTTTTTTCCGGGTTGGCGGCCGTCCCCGCCTACGCGGGGATGACGTTTCTGAAAACGGCGTATGCGGGATATGCGGTTTTTGTTTGGCGCAAAGTCGCGGATTCGCTGTGCGGCAGAAAACGCGTGCGTCGCCTTGGGACGGCACACCCTGCCTGAATATCGGAGGCCGTCCCTGCCTGTGTGTCAGGGCAGGATGTCGATGGGGGCGTTTGGTTCTACCAGGGCGTAGAGTTCGTCGATTTCGCGGTCGGTTACGGCGATGCAGCCGTCGGTCCAGTCGCGGCGCAGGTGTTGCGCGCCGATGGCACCGAGGCCGTTTTTGAGGCCGTGGATTTTGATGTCGCCGCCGGGGCTTCGGCCTTGCGCGGCGGCGCGGGCGCGGTCGGCGCGGTTCGGGTAGGAGACGCCGAGGTTTTTGTGGTAGCCGCTGTGCGGGTTGCGGCCGGATATGGTGTAGCGGCCTTCGGGGGTTTTGCCGTCGCCCTCGAATTGTTTGTGTCCGACGGGCGCGCGGCCGAGGGCGACGGGGTAGGTTTTGAGCAGGCGGCCGGAGTGGTCGTAGGCGTCCATTTCGCGCGCGCTTTTGCGTACGACGAGTTTGGCGATTTCGGTATCGGGCGGCAGGGCGGGCTGTTGCAGCAGGGTTTGCCGGCGGGGGCTCAGGCCGTTGTCGTTGGCGATGCGGGTGAGGTAGAGCCAGACGGCGGCGGGAACGGCGATCAGGGCGAGAAACAGGGCGGCAAGGGCTTTTTTCATGGGACGCTCGGGAAGGTGCGGGAGGCGCGGATTATAGCGTGAGGCCGTCTGAAAAGCGGCAAAACGGTTTTCGGCTGCGTTTTCAGACGGCCTGTATGCGGCGGGGAACGCGTGCGTTGCCTCGGGACGGCACACCCTACAACAGGTTCGGCACGACGTAATAACGCTTTCCGTAGGTCGGGCATTTATGCCCGACGTTTTTCTGTTGCCGGTGTTTGTCGGGCATAAATGCCCGACCTACGGCTGCTACGGCTGCGTTTTCAGACGGCCTGCAAACGGCGCAAACCGCGTGCGTGGCCTGCGCCACACACCCTACGTGAACGGCAAAAGGCCGTCTGAAAAACGGGTTTTGTTTTTCAGACGGCCTGTTTGCGGTTTAGAACTTCCAATCCAGTTTCAGGCTGAGGGTGCGGGGTTCGCCGTAGAAGTTGTTTTGGCCGCGCGTGCGGTTGTAGTTGTTTTCAAAGTAGGTGCGGTCGGTGAGGTTGGTGCCGATCAGGCTGAGTTTGGCGTGGTCGTTGATTTCGTATTGGACGTGGCCGTCGACCAGCGCGTAGCCGCCCTGTTTGATGTTGTAGAGGCTGGACACTTTGCTTTGCGCCGACACGCCGCCGCCGAGGGTGAGGCGGGTGTTGGGGATGCGGTAGCTCGCGCTCAGGCGGAACATGTGCACGGGGGTGAAGTTGCTGAAGTTGTAGGGGTCGGCGCTGGTGTTTTTCTGCAGACGCTCAGCGTTCACTTCGGCAGCGTTTTTGTATTTGCTCTTGTTGTAGGTGTAGCCCGCGCTGATTTTCAGGTTTTCGCTCACTTCGCCCGCCAGTTCGATTTCCGCACCGCGGCTGACGACGCGGCCGATGGGGCGGGCGATGGTTTGGAAGTAGCCCTGACGGCCGTTGTCGCCGGGAACGTAGCCGAAGTCGGTGACGGTGCGGTTTTTCTGTTCGAGGTTGAACAGGGCGACGGCGGCGTTCAGACGGCCTCGGAAGAAGGCGGCTTTCCAGCCGATTTCGTAATTCGTGCCGATCAGCGGCGGCAGGGCGGTTTTGTGGGTGACGTCGACATTGTCCTGCTGCTTGAAGATGCGGGTGTAGCTGGCGTAGACGCTTTGGTTGGGGGTAAGGTCGTAGGTAATGCCGGCGTAGGGGGTGAATTTGTGGCTGGCGAGTTTGGTGGTGTAGTGGTCTTTGTCGGCCTTTCTGTTGCTTTCGGTGGAGAATTGCGATTCGGGCTCGCCGTAGAAGACGGGCATTTCTTTGCTCTGGCCGGTTTCGTAGCGGGTGTAGTGCAGGCCGCCCAGGAGGTGCAGGCGTGATGTGGCGTTGAAACGGGTGCTGGCGGTGAGGGAGTGGGTTTTGTTGGTGTTGAGGTATTTGGCGTAGTTGTATTTCGCCGAGACGTGGTCGTCGGGGATTTTTTCAGTTTCCCACACGGGAACGTCGCCGTTCCAGCCCGTCCACAGCAACTCGCCGGTATTGGGGTCGCGCGCTTGGATGAGGTTGCCGTTGGCGTCGCGTTTGAGGACGTCTTCGACGACGGGAACGCGGCGGCCGGTGTCGGGGTCTACGCGGAAGATAGGCTTGCCGTTGGCGTCGAGTTTGGGCACGGTTTTGGTGATGACGGCGTCTTTGCAGCCGGGTTCGTAGATTTTGACGTTGCCTTTTTCGCTGTATTTGTCCCAGTCGGGTTGGCGCTGGTCGGTGTCGAAGGGCGAGAGTTCGCTGCCTTCGGGAGCGGGGATGCAGGTGCGGTAGTAGGCGTAGTGGGTGCCGCCGGTAAAGGGTTTGGGGTAGTACTTGTTTTGGTAGATTTCCAGATAGGTGGAGTGTACCCGCTCTTTTTTGTAGGAATAGCCGACATAGAAGTCGTGGCTGCGGCCGAGGAGGCCGTATTGGCCGGTGAGGTCGAGCTTGAAGCCGTATTGCGCGTCGTCTTTGGTGTAGCGCATGGGCATGTAGTTGTATTTGCGGTTGAAGGTGCTTCTGCGGTTGAAAGCGAAGTCGTACAGGCCGTTGCGGAAACGTTGTGAGGCGTTGTTGTACAGGCCGAGTTTTTTCAGTTCGATTTCGACGTATTCGCCTTTGTCGAAGGCTTCGCCGGGGTCGTTGCGGAAGCAGAAGAAGCCGCCGTCGCGTATGCACTGCTGGTATTCCTCTTCGCGTTGGACGAGGCGGCCGGCGCGGAATTTGCCGAAGGCGGCGTTGTCGAATTTGTTTTTGAGGTAGTCGTCTTTGGCGGTGTCGTATTCGCGTTGCGCCTGTTCGCGGTATTCCTTGAGTTTTTCCAGGGCTTTGTCTTTGGGCTCGAAGGGGATTTCTTCGCCTTTTTCGGTGCGGAAGCTGTCGGCATCGGCTCCTGACAGCCCCGCCGCGTGTTCGTTGCGCAGGAAAAACTGGCCGACTTTGGCGTCGGTTTTGCTGCGGGTGTAGGCGGCTTCGGCCTTCAATTCCCAGCCGTTGTCGAAAATGTGTTTGAAGCTGCTGAAAATATTGTATTTGTCGGCTTTCATGCGCGACCAGTCGGCGCCCAGCCAGGTGTTGCGCGGCAGGGTGACGGGGTCTTTGCAGGCGGGGTCGGCGACAAACATTGCCACTTTCTGGTTTTGGCAGGGCAGAATAACGCCCGCAAAGTCGGGCACTTCCTTGCTTTGCTGGTAGAGGCCGCCGAGGGTGAAGACGCTGTTTTCGCCGATGTTGCTGTCGATAACGCCGTAGAGCATGTGTTTTTTGCCCCACACGCGGTCTTTGAAGGAGTTTTTGCGCTCGCCCACGCCGACCAGGCGGCCGCGCAGGGTTTTTTCCGCGTTCAGGCTGCCGGAAACGTCGAGGCCGAGGCGCACGCTGCCGCGCTGGTCGGCGGTGAGTTCGCCGGAGTGTTGGAAATTGGCGGTCGGTTTTTTGCGGATGAGGTTGATGGTGCCGCCCGGCTCGGAGTTGGACTGGGTCAGCCCCGTCGCGCCGCGCACCACTTCGATGTGGTCGTACACGGCCAGGTCGGTGGAGGGGGAGGTGTCGATTTTGGCGGTGTAGCCGGAGCGGCCTGCCACGTTGTTGGTGATGCCGTCTTCGCCGATTTGGTCGACGTAAAAGCCGCGCGACAAAAAGCGCGTCTGCAAACCGGAATCGCGCACGACGTTGACGCCGGTGGTGTTTTTCATCGCGCTTTCGAGGGTGGAAATGGCTTTGTCGTCGAGCTGGCGGCGGGTGATGACGCTCACCGACTGCGGCGTGTCTTTGGCGGAAATCTTCATGCCGGTGGCGGTGGACATGCTGCCGGTGGTGTAGCTGCCGGTGTTTTCGGTTCTGCCGCTTTTGGATTTGCCTTTCACATGCACGGTTTCCAGCGCGTTTTCGGCCGAACCGGGTTCGGCGGGCGCGTTTTCGGCATGGGCGGCGGCAAGGCAGGCCAGCGATACGGTAAGGGCGGCGGTGTTCAGTTTGAAATCAAAACGGTTTTTCATGGAATCCTCGGATGGGGTAAAGCGGCAAAAGGCCGTCTGAAAACCTTAAAACGGCGCAGGCGCAGCGAAAATCAATGCGCTTGTACTATTTCGCATTAAATTGTGCAAACGGTTTGCCTGATAAACGGATAATATTCTAAAAATCGTTAATTTTAGTACGCTGCGCGTGAAAAGAAAAGCGGCAAAACCATTTCCATTCGTTCGGCACGCAAACGCAGCCGAAAATATGCCGAAGCAGCATTCGCGGGGCAGAAAGGCCGTCTGAAAAGCCGTTTCGCGCAGCAATCGTACCGCCGCGCCGCGCAAAACCGTTTTTCAGACGGCCTCAACCTTTACGCAGCCTTTACACAGGCGGATAATGTGCCCTTCCCTACCCGTTTCCCCCAAGGAGTCCCATGAGCTTTCTGAAACTCACCGAACAAAACGTCTCCGGCAAAACCGTGCTGATCCGCGCCGACATGAACGTGCCTTTCAAAGACGGCAAAATCAGCAACGACACCCGCATCCGCGCCTCGCTCGCCTCGATTCAATACTGCTTGGACAAGGGCGCGGCCGTGATCGTGATGACCCACCTCGGCCGCCCCACCGAGGGCGAGTTCCACCCCGAAGACGACGTTGCCCCCGTGGCCGCGCATTTGGGCGGCCTGCTGGGCAAAGAAGTGAAAGTATCGAACGACTGGCGTAAGAACAAACCCGTTTTGCAGGCGGGCGAAGTGGTCATGCTGCAAAACGTGCGCATCAACAAAGGCGAAAAGAAAAACGATGCCGAGCTGGGCAAAGCCTACGCCGCTTTGTGCGATGTGTTTGTCAACGACGCATTCGGCACGGCGCACCGCGCCCAAGCCTCCACCGAAGCCGTGGCGATGGCCGCGCCGGTGGCCTGCGCGGGCGTATTGATGGCGGGCGAACTCGACGCGCTGGGCAAAGCCCTGAAAAACCCCGCCCGCCCGATGGCGGCGGTGGTGGCGGGCAGCAAAGTCTCCACCAAGCTCACTATTCTCGAATCGCTGGCCGACAAGGTGGACCAGCTTATTGTCGGCGGCGGCATCGCCAACACTTTCCTCTTGGCCTCGGGCAAACCCATCGGCAAATCGCTGGCCGAACACGATCTGGTGGAAGAATCGAAAAAAATCATGGCGAAAATGGCGGCCAAAGGCGGCAGCGTGCCCCTGCCCGTTGATGTGGTGGCGGCCAAAGAATTTGCCGAAAACGCCGAAGCCACGGTTAAAAACATCGACGACGTAGCCGCCGACGACATGATTCTCGACATCGGCCCCAAATCCGCCGCCGAGCTGGCCGCGCTGTTGAAACAGGCCGGCACCATCGTGTGGAACGGCCCGGTGGGCGTGTTTGAGTTCGACCAGTTTGCAAACGGCACGAAAGAACTCGCCCAAGCCATCGCCCAAAGCAGCGGCTTCTCCATCGCAGGCGGCGGCGACACGCTGGCTGCGGTGGCCAAATTCGGCGTTACCGAGCAAATCGGCTACATCTCCACCGGCGGCGGCGCGTTTCTCGAGTTTCTCGAAGGCAAAGAACTGCCCGCCGTGGCCGCGCTGGAAAAACGCGGGGCGTGATACCCTGTCCGAAGGGCGACAAGCAGAAAAAAGGCCGTCTGAAAAACGTTTTTCAGACGGCCTTTTTGCTTTCTTTGCGGCAATATAGTGAGACAAAATAGAAACTACCTATCGTAGGCTGGGCTTCAGCCCAGCTAAATCACTATTTTCCTAATATTTTGCTGGGCTGAAGCCCAGCCTACATCGGATACTTTTGATCTGTACCGACTATATGCCGTGCGTGGGAAACCGTATGCACCGTTGTGCGGCAGGCCGTGCGGGGGTTCGACCGGCAAAGCGGACAGCTTCGGGGCGGATGATCGGGCTGCAAACACACAAAAAGGCCGTCTGAAAAACGTTTTTCAGACGGCTTTTTTGTGTTTTACGCGCTGTTCAAACCCTGGTTACGCGCTGTACCTGCGGGATGTCTTTGAGGGCTTGAATGATGTTGTTGAGCTGGGCGAGGTCTTTGGTTTTGATGCGGAATTTGAATTCGATGAAGCCTTCTGTGCCCGACTGGCTTTGCGAGGGGGTTTCGACGGCTTCGATGTCCGCGCCCTGTTCGGACATGGCCAGTGCCATGGCGGCCAGCAGGCCGTGGCTGTCTTGCGAGGCGACGAGCAGGGAGGTGTGGTAGGTTTGGCCGGCGATGGCTTCCCAGTCGGCATCAAGCTGCTGGTCGGGGTCGGTTTTGAGCAGGTTGGGGCAGTTTTCGCGGTGGATGATGAGGCCCTGGTCTTTGATGAGGACGGCGCGGACGGTGTCGCCGGGGATGGGGTTGCAGCAGGGGCCGAGTTGGACGCGGCCGGTTTCGTTGCCGCTGATTTTGAGGGGACTCAGGCGGATTTCGCCGCCGAGGTGTTCGCCCGCGAGGGCGGCGATGTGCATGGCGACGGACACGGGCAGGATGTGCCCCATGCCGACGCTGTATAAAACGTCTTCAAAGCTGGTTTGTTTTTCGGTGAGGTCGGCGAGGTAGGCTTCTTTGAGTTCTTCCGAGAGGAGCACGTCGCGCGGCAGCAGGCCGGAGAGGGCTTTTTGCAGCAGGTTTTCGCCGAGACGGACGGCGTCCTGGCGGTTCAGGTTTTTGATGTAGCTGCGGATGGCGCTGCGGGCGCGGCCGGAAACGGCGAAGTTGAGCCAGGCGGCGTTGGGGCGGGCGGCGGGAGAGGTGATGATTTCGACGGTGTCGCCGGTTTTGAGCGGGGTGCGCAGGGGGACGGCGGCGTTGTTGATGCGGGCGGCGACGGCACGGTTGCCGACGTCGGTGTGCACGGCGTAGGCGAAATCTATGGGGGTGGCGCCTTCGGGCAGGACTAGGATGCGGCCTTTGGGGGTGAAAATGTAAACCTCACTGGGAAAGAGGTCGATTTTGACGTGTTCGAGAAATTCGACGGCGTTGGCCGAACGCGCCTGCAAGTCGAGGATGTTTTGCAGCCATTTGTTGGCGTTGAGGGTGGCCTGGTCGGGGCTGTCGTCGCCGGATTTGTATGCCCAGTGGCTGGCGATGCCGTTTTCGGCAACGGCGTTCATTTCGCGGGTGCGGATCTGCACTTCTATGGGCAGGCCGTGCGGGCCGGTGAGGGTAGTGTGCAGGCTTTGGTAGCCGTTGCTTTTGGGGATGGCGATGTAGTCTTTGAATTTGCCGGGCTTGGGCTGGTAGAGGTTGTGCAGTGCGCCGAGGGCGGCGTAGCAGGCGGGGATGCTGTCGGTGATGACGCGGAAGCCGTAGATGTCGGTTACTTCTTCAAAGCGCAGGTGTTTGTTGCGCATTTTCTGGTGGATGCTGTACAGTTTTTTTTCGCGGCCTTTGATTTGCGCTTCGATGTTCGCGCCGACCAGCCGCTGCGCGAAGGCGGCCAGCACTCTGCCGACGATGTCGCGCCTGTTGCGGCGGAAGTTGTGCATGGCTTTTTGCAGGGTGCGGTAGCGGGCGGGGTGGATGTTTTGGAAGGCCAGGTCCTGCAATTCGCGGTAGACGGGGTTCAGGCCGATGCGGTTGGCGATGGGGGCGTAGATTTCCAGGGTTTCCTGCGAGATGCGGCGGCGTTTGTCGGGACGCATGGAGCCGAGGGTGCGCATGTTGTGCAGGCGGTCGGACAGTTTGACGATGATGACGCGCATGTCTTTGGTCATCGCGAGGATGAGTTTGCGGAAACTTTCGGCCTGGTGTTCGGTTTGGTCGTCGTATTTGAGTTTTTCCAACTTGGAGAGGCCGTCGACCATGTCGGCGATGGTGTCGCCGAACTCGGCCGCCATTTCCGCTTTGGTGGTGCCGGTGTCTTCCAGCACGTCGTGCATCAGCCCCGCGCTGAGGGTTTGGATGTCCATGTGCCATTTGGCCAGCTCGGTGGCGACGGCGATGGGGTGGGTGATGTAGGGTTCACCACTTTTGCGCGTTTGGCCGTCGTGGGCGGCGAAGGCGTAGGCGCAGGCTTGTTCGAGACGCTGCAAGTCGTCGTCGGGCAGGTAGGAGACCGTCTGAAACAGGCGGGTGCGGGCTTCGGCGGTGAGCGGGTCGTAGGCGGCGGCGGGGGCTGGGGCGGACATTTTCAGACGGCCTACGGCGGGTTTATTTGCTGCGGTTGAGGATTTCCGCCGTTACTTCGCCGGCGGCGATTTCGCGCAGGGCGGTAACGGTGGGTTTGTCGTGGCGCACGTCGTCCACCAGCGGGGCGGTGCCGTTTTCGAGCTGGCGGGCGCGGCGGGCGGCGGCGAGGGTCAGGTCGAAGTGGTTGGGGATTTTGTCGGCGCAGTCTTCTACGGTGATGCGTGCCATGGGTTTGTTCCTTTTTGAAAGTTAAAACAACAGATCGGATGGGTTCAGAATTTTTCGGACAACAATGCTTCGATAAAGTTTTTCTGCCGCGCCTGGGTTTGCCGCTGCGCGCGGATGATGGCGGAGAGTTCGGCTTCTGCGGCGGGCAGGTCGCGGTTGACGACGATGTAGTCGAACAGCAGCGACTGTTCGATTTCGCCGCGCGCCTGGCGCAGGCGGGTTTCGATGACTTCGGCCGTGTCGGTGCCGCGCCCGCGCAGGCGTTCGGCCAACACGGCGAAGCTGGGCGGAAGGATGAAGATGCTGACGGCTTCGGGCAGGGCGCGGCGCACTTGGGCGGCTCCCTGCACGTCGATTTCCAATATCACGTCGAAGCCTTGGTGTTGCAGGGCTTTGAGGCCGCTCATGCTGGTGCCGTAATAGTTGCCGAACACATTGGCGTGTTCGAGAAAACCGCCGCCGTCTATCATGTCTTCAAATTCGGCCGTGCCGACGAAATAATAGTGTTCGCCGTGCCGCTCGCCTTCGCGCGGGGCGCGGGTGGTGTGCGAGACGGAGACGCGCACGTCGGCATGGGCGGACAGCAGGCGGGAAACCAGCGTGGTTTTGCCTGTGCCGGAGGCGGCGGAGATGATGAAGACGTTGCCGGGGGTTTTTGCGGTCATGATGCGGAAAACGCGGAGAATCAAGGCTTCGGATTATAGCGCAACCACTGTGGAATAGAAAATTTGTTAAAATGCGTGTTTTGCTTTTTACAGTGAGGACGCGGCGATGCTGGTTCATCCCGAAGTGATGGGCGTGGAAGCCCTGTTTGAAAAAATGCGCAAGATACCCGACTGGCCGGAAAAAGGGATTTTGTTTCACGACATTACGCCGATTCTGCAAAGCCCGCAGTATTTCCGCCTGCTGGTCGATCTTTTGGTTTACCGCTACATGGGGCAGAAAATCGACGCGGTGGCGGGCTTGGACGCGCGCGGCTTCATCATCGGCGCGGCTCTGGCCTACCAGCTCAATGTGGGCTTCGTGCCCATCCGCAAGAAAGGCAAGCTGCCGTTTACCACCGTGTCGCAGAAATACGCGCTGGAATACGGCGAGG
The window above is part of the Neisseria bacilliformis genome. Proteins encoded here:
- a CDS encoding TonB-dependent siderophore receptor, translated to MKNRFDFKLNTAALTVSLACLAAAHAENAPAEPGSAENALETVHVKGKSKSGRTENTGSYTTGSMSTATGMKISAKDTPQSVSVITRRQLDDKAISTLESAMKNTTGVNVVRDSGLQTRFLSRGFYVDQIGEDGITNNVAGRSGYTAKIDTSPSTDLAVYDHIEVVRGATGLTQSNSEPGGTINLIRKKPTANFQHSGELTADQRGSVRLGLDVSGSLNAEKTLRGRLVGVGERKNSFKDRVWGKKHMLYGVIDSNIGENSVFTLGGLYQQSKEVPDFAGVILPCQNQKVAMFVADPACKDPVTLPRNTWLGADWSRMKADKYNIFSSFKHIFDNGWELKAEAAYTRSKTDAKVGQFFLRNEHAAGLSGADADSFRTEKGEEIPFEPKDKALEKLKEYREQAQREYDTAKDDYLKNKFDNAAFGKFRAGRLVQREEEYQQCIRDGGFFCFRNDPGEAFDKGEYVEIELKKLGLYNNASQRFRNGLYDFAFNRRSTFNRKYNYMPMRYTKDDAQYGFKLDLTGQYGLLGRSHDFYVGYSYKKERVHSTYLEIYQNKYYPKPFTGGTHYAYYRTCIPAPEGSELSPFDTDQRQPDWDKYSEKGNVKIYEPGCKDAVITKTVPKLDANGKPIFRVDPDTGRRVPVVEDVLKRDANGNLIQARDPNTGELLWTGWNGDVPVWETEKIPDDHVSAKYNYAKYLNTNKTHSLTASTRFNATSRLHLLGGLHYTRYETGQSKEMPVFYGEPESQFSTESNRKADKDHYTTKLASHKFTPYAGITYDLTPNQSVYASYTRIFKQQDNVDVTHKTALPPLIGTNYEIGWKAAFFRGRLNAAVALFNLEQKNRTVTDFGYVPGDNGRQGYFQTIARPIGRVVSRGAEIELAGEVSENLKISAGYTYNKSKYKNAAEVNAERLQKNTSADPYNFSNFTPVHMFRLSASYRIPNTRLTLGGGVSAQSKVSSLYNIKQGGYALVDGHVQYEINDHAKLSLIGTNLTDRTYFENNYNRTRGQNNFYGEPRTLSLKLDWKF
- a CDS encoding phosphoglycerate kinase — its product is MSFLKLTEQNVSGKTVLIRADMNVPFKDGKISNDTRIRASLASIQYCLDKGAAVIVMTHLGRPTEGEFHPEDDVAPVAAHLGGLLGKEVKVSNDWRKNKPVLQAGEVVMLQNVRINKGEKKNDAELGKAYAALCDVFVNDAFGTAHRAQASTEAVAMAAPVACAGVLMAGELDALGKALKNPARPMAAVVAGSKVSTKLTILESLADKVDQLIVGGGIANTFLLASGKPIGKSLAEHDLVEESKKIMAKMAAKGGSVPLPVDVVAAKEFAENAEATVKNIDDVAADDMILDIGPKSAAELAALLKQAGTIVWNGPVGVFEFDQFANGTKELAQAIAQSSGFSIAGGGDTLAAVAKFGVTEQIGYISTGGGAFLEFLEGKELPAVAALEKRGA
- a CDS encoding adenine phosphoribosyltransferase, producing the protein MLVHPEVMGVEALFEKMRKIPDWPEKGILFHDITPILQSPQYFRLLVDLLVYRYMGQKIDAVAGLDARGFIIGAALAYQLNVGFVPIRKKGKLPFTTVSQKYALEYGEAVVEIHTDALEPGAQVLLVDDLVATGGTMLAGAELIRRLGGKVVEAAAILEFTDLPGGQRIRDAGVPLFTLYQNEGCLPR
- a CDS encoding L,D-transpeptidase family protein — protein: MCRPEATHAFPAAYRPSENAAENRFAAFQTASRYNPRLPHLPERPMKKALAALFLALIAVPAAVWLYLTRIANDNGLSPRRQTLLQQPALPPDTEIAKLVVRKSAREMDAYDHSGRLLKTYPVALGRAPVGHKQFEGDGKTPEGRYTISGRNPHSGYHKNLGVSYPNRADRARAAAQGRSPGGDIKIHGLKNGLGAIGAQHLRRDWTDGCIAVTDREIDELYALVEPNAPIDILP
- a CDS encoding Cof-type HAD-IIB family hydrolase, which encodes MTRPPKIIFFDIDDTLLPKRSGRIPDSTRQALARLKQQGIAAAVATGRPPCLIPAPVRELMAATGSDILVAINGQYAERGGKVLAEHTLPAADTATAAAHLDRLGIACAFVAPHRVAVPRDDPRIRAALGALAIPYRAGDPAPDTVCQLLAFYGQEQAAEAEAGLPHGLRVTRWHEYGVDILAAEGSKARGIQAVLDSLGLTPADAMAFGDGPNDIEMLRAVGCGVAMGNACPELKAAAHHTCPSAAEDGILRGLTELGVLS
- a CDS encoding RelA/SpoT family protein, whose translation is MSAPAPAAAYDPLTAEARTRLFQTVSYLPDDDLQRLEQACAYAFAAHDGQTRKSGEPYITHPIAVATELAKWHMDIQTLSAGLMHDVLEDTGTTKAEMAAEFGDTIADMVDGLSKLEKLKYDDQTEHQAESFRKLILAMTKDMRVIIVKLSDRLHNMRTLGSMRPDKRRRISQETLEIYAPIANRIGLNPVYRELQDLAFQNIHPARYRTLQKAMHNFRRNRRDIVGRVLAAFAQRLVGANIEAQIKGREKKLYSIHQKMRNKHLRFEEVTDIYGFRVITDSIPACYAALGALHNLYQPKPGKFKDYIAIPKSNGYQSLHTTLTGPHGLPIEVQIRTREMNAVAENGIASHWAYKSGDDSPDQATLNANKWLQNILDLQARSANAVEFLEHVKIDLFPSEVYIFTPKGRILVLPEGATPIDFAYAVHTDVGNRAVAARINNAAVPLRTPLKTGDTVEIITSPAARPNAAWLNFAVSGRARSAIRSYIKNLNRQDAVRLGENLLQKALSGLLPRDVLLSEELKEAYLADLTEKQTSFEDVLYSVGMGHILPVSVAMHIAALAGEHLGGEIRLSPLKISGNETGRVQLGPCCNPIPGDTVRAVLIKDQGLIIHRENCPNLLKTDPDQQLDADWEAIAGQTYHTSLLVASQDSHGLLAAMALAMSEQGADIEAVETPSQSQSGTEGFIEFKFRIKTKDLAQLNNIIQALKDIPQVQRVTRV
- the gmk gene encoding guanylate kinase; this translates as MTAKTPGNVFIISAASGTGKTTLVSRLLSAHADVRVSVSHTTRAPREGERHGEHYYFVGTAEFEDMIDGGGFLEHANVFGNYYGTSMSGLKALQHQGFDVILEIDVQGAAQVRRALPEAVSIFILPPSFAVLAERLRGRGTDTAEVIETRLRQARGEIEQSLLFDYIVVNRDLPAAEAELSAIIRAQRQTQARQKNFIEALLSEKF
- the rpoZ gene encoding DNA-directed RNA polymerase subunit omega — encoded protein: MARITVEDCADKIPNHFDLTLAAARRARQLENGTAPLVDDVRHDKPTVTALREIAAGEVTAEILNRSK